One genomic region from Ornithinicoccus hortensis encodes:
- a CDS encoding 5'-3' exonuclease, giving the protein MSPSDRLLLLDTASLYFRAYYGMKEPQPAPDGTPTNALRGLLDMTATLVTRFSPTHLVACWDNDWRPAFRVEAIPSYKAHRLREGSTDVEETPDDLVPQVPLIRRSLEAFGIAVLGSDGYEADDVIGTLVHRHRGTMPVDVVTGDRDLFQLVDDAAGVRVVYTARGGVRDADLITEETLREKYAVGSGQAYADMACLRGDTSDGLPGVAGIGEKTAAALINSYGTLAGVRQALADGDPAIKGARRKNLEAASAYLDVAPLVVQVARDAPLPDVPLTVPRELADPGTLQQYVEAYGIAGPVRRLMEALGVPA; this is encoded by the coding sequence ATGTCCCCGTCTGACCGACTCCTCCTGCTGGACACCGCGTCGCTGTACTTCCGCGCCTACTACGGCATGAAGGAGCCGCAGCCGGCCCCGGACGGCACGCCGACCAACGCGCTGCGCGGCCTGCTGGACATGACCGCGACGTTGGTGACCCGCTTCTCCCCCACCCACCTGGTGGCCTGCTGGGACAACGACTGGCGACCCGCCTTCCGGGTCGAGGCCATCCCCTCCTACAAGGCGCACCGCCTCCGGGAGGGCTCCACCGACGTGGAGGAGACCCCAGACGACCTGGTGCCCCAGGTCCCGCTGATCCGCCGCTCCCTGGAGGCCTTCGGCATCGCGGTGCTCGGCTCGGACGGCTACGAGGCCGACGACGTGATCGGCACCCTGGTGCACCGGCATCGCGGCACGATGCCGGTCGACGTGGTCACCGGCGACCGGGACCTGTTCCAGCTGGTCGACGACGCTGCCGGGGTCCGGGTGGTCTACACCGCGCGCGGGGGCGTGCGGGATGCCGACCTGATCACCGAGGAGACGCTGCGGGAGAAGTATGCGGTGGGCTCCGGCCAGGCGTATGCCGACATGGCCTGCCTTCGCGGCGACACCAGCGACGGGCTGCCCGGGGTGGCCGGCATCGGGGAGAAGACCGCCGCCGCGCTGATCAACAGCTACGGCACGCTGGCCGGGGTGCGGCAGGCCCTGGCCGACGGCGACCCCGCTATCAAGGGTGCCCGGCGCAAGAACCTCGAGGCGGCCTCGGCATACCTGGATGTCGCCCCCCTCGTGGTCCAGGTCGCCCGGGACGCACCCCTGCCCGATGTCCCCCTCACCGTCCCCCGCGAGCTGGCCGACCCCGGCACGCTGCAGCAGTATGTCGAGGCCTACGGGATCGCCGGCCCCGTCCGGCGGCTGATGGAGGCGTTGGGCGTCCCCGCCTGA
- a CDS encoding winged helix-turn-helix domain-containing protein: MTDTRDEHSWPPPWFDPERYALVTPTNVQALAHPVRMRLLRLLREDGPSTATALGERIGQSSGVTSYHLRVLGEAGLVEEDSGRGNRRDRWWRVAREGLAFSFRVPGEAGDADQLEAAEQYLRIAAQVSYERVLGYVDSLAGRGEELSRLPWQLGEMSLSLTREEAREFAHRLVALTEEFRRDQRGIARGPGGPDEEDPAGDRERAVLQFQLLPDEHGGRGSR, encoded by the coding sequence GTGACCGACACCCGGGATGAGCACTCCTGGCCGCCGCCGTGGTTCGACCCTGAGCGCTACGCGCTGGTGACACCGACCAACGTGCAGGCCCTCGCGCACCCCGTGCGGATGCGGCTGCTCCGGCTGCTGCGCGAGGACGGTCCGTCGACCGCCACAGCACTCGGGGAGCGGATCGGCCAGTCCAGCGGCGTGACCAGCTACCACCTGCGGGTGCTGGGGGAGGCGGGACTGGTCGAGGAGGACTCGGGGCGCGGCAACCGCCGGGACCGGTGGTGGCGCGTGGCGCGCGAGGGACTGGCCTTCAGCTTCCGGGTGCCGGGGGAGGCCGGCGACGCCGACCAGTTGGAGGCCGCCGAACAGTATCTGCGGATAGCTGCCCAAGTGTCCTACGAACGCGTCCTCGGCTACGTCGACAGCCTCGCGGGCCGCGGCGAGGAGTTGTCGCGGCTGCCGTGGCAACTCGGGGAGATGTCGTTGAGCCTGACCCGGGAGGAGGCCCGGGAGTTCGCGCACCGCCTGGTGGCCCTGACCGAGGAGTTCCGTCGCGATCAACGGGGGATCGCCCGCGGGCCGGGAGGACCCGACGAGGAGGACCCGGCCGGGGACCGGGAGCGGGCGGTCCTGCAGTTCCAGCTGCTCCCCGACGAGCACGGAGGGCGCGGCTCCCGGTGA
- a CDS encoding PH domain-containing protein, protein MALKDKHLAEGEQIVLNMRTHWKALVAPIALALFLIGVVWLAWWLARDSDWSMWVLGIVGVLALLAAGAFVLIPVWRWNSSRFVITNRRVSHRSGILTKRGRDIPLYRVNDVAIEKGPLDRVLGCGTLIVSDATDKAGLELHDVPDVEQVQVTLQNLLYQHDDGSDDGEFPPTEPRRPRGH, encoded by the coding sequence ATGGCGTTGAAAGACAAGCACCTCGCCGAAGGCGAGCAGATCGTGCTGAACATGCGGACGCACTGGAAGGCGCTCGTCGCGCCGATCGCGTTGGCCCTCTTCCTGATCGGTGTGGTCTGGCTGGCCTGGTGGCTGGCCCGGGACAGCGACTGGTCGATGTGGGTGCTGGGGATCGTCGGGGTGCTGGCGCTGCTGGCGGCGGGAGCGTTCGTGCTGATCCCGGTGTGGCGGTGGAACTCCTCGCGCTTCGTGATCACCAACCGTCGGGTCAGCCACCGGTCCGGCATCCTGACCAAGCGCGGCCGGGACATCCCGCTCTACCGGGTGAACGACGTGGCGATCGAGAAGGGGCCGCTGGACCGGGTCCTGGGGTGCGGGACGTTGATCGTGTCCGACGCCACCGACAAGGCGGGGCTGGAGCTGCACGACGTGCCCGACGTCGAGCAGGTGCAGGTGACCCTGCAGAACCTGCTCTACCAGCACGACGATGGCAGCGACGACGGGGAGTTCCCGCCCACCGAGCCGCGCCGGCCTCGGGGCCACTGA